The DNA sequence GGCGCGGAAGCGGGCGCTGCCGATGGCTACCGCCTGCTCGGCCCGGCGCACTTCACCCAACAGGAAATCCGCGAATGCGTCGCCGCCCAGGTTTGTGCCCGTGGGGCCCTTGCGGGACGCATTCACTTCGAAGCCGAAGGAGCCGCGGGCGAATTGGTTGCCGTCCTGATTGAACTGATCGTTGCGTACTTCCCCGCCGAAGCGGAGCGTATGGTGGCCGTGGATCCAGGACGTGTTGTTCAGGAACTGCATGGACCGGTTCTTGTTCTCGTAGGGGCCCTCGGAGTCGTCGCCGAAACCGGAGTAGTTGGTCAGACCGATGGAAGGGATCCCGTAGGTGATGGGTGCGCCACCCTTCAGGCCAGGAATCGCGATCTCACTGACGACGTCGCGGGTATTGGCCAACTCGCGGGCCGTGGAGTTGTAGAAGCGGGTGTAGCCGAACCTGGTCTCGTTCACGATGCTCGGGGTCAGCGTGCGAGTATTCGAACCCATGTACTGCTCGACATTCGTGAGCACCTGCGAGCCGTTCAACTTCAGGCCCGCATTCAACTGTGCCTCATCGCCCCAGCTATAGCGGCCGGACCATTGCGACTTGGCCGACTCCACCCAGTCCATACGGAGAACGAACTGGTCGCGATCAATGGGGGCTCCCTGTGCCTGCTGGTAGTTATTCACTCGAGGAGTGGAGCTGGCCAGATTCGGAGCCGGATAGAACTCGAGCAGTTTCCTCGAGATCCCTTCAATACGCGTGGCCGGGATGATTCCTCCGGCAAAGGGCGTTGAGGTTATCAGGCCGTCGGCGCCCACCGATCTCGTCTTGGGGTCGTAGATTCCACCCGCGATCTCGCTGAAGTCGCCGCCACGCATCGCTGCGCTGGGCAAGCTGTAGAGAGACTGCGTAGAGCGCCGCTGCCGGAAGGCCTCATAGTTGCCCATGAAGAAGAGGCGATCCCTGCCATTGAGCAGTTTCGGGATTGTGACGGGACCAGAAAGCGTGCCGCCATACTGGTTCCACTTGAATGGGTCCTTGGGGGGCCGGGCGCTCTTGAAGGCGTAGTTTTTGGCGTCCAGCTTCTCGTTCCGGAGGAACTCGAAGGCCGTTCCATGGAACTGGTTTCCGCCCGACTTGGTGAGAACGTTGATCTGCGCGGTCGCCCGGCCGAACTCGGCGGGGTAGACGCCTGTTTGCACCTTGAACTCCTGCAAGGCGTCGATGGAGGGTTGGATCACGAAGGTGTTGAAGTTGGGATCGGTGTTCTCGACGCCGTCCAGAGAATAGTGATTGAACGAACTGCGCTGGCCAGCCACGGCGATGGACTGTTCAGACCGGAACCCGCCCTGCCGCGAGCGGGCTTGGCCTGCCGACGGGAAGCCCGTCGATGTGTTGGGGGCCAAGGAGACCAACTGCAGATAGTTGCGGCCGTTCAAGGGCAGTTCCACGATGCGTTTGTTCTCCACCACGGCGCCCAACGTGGAGTTCTCCGTGGTGAGGGCGCTGGCCTGCGCGCTCACTTCGATGGTTTCCGACACGGCGCCGACAGCCAGGTCCAGGTCGAGGCGGACTGTCTGTTGGATCTGTACTTCGATGTTTGTGGAGGAGGCGGTTTTGAAGCCTGGCTTCTCTGCCTTCAGGTTATAGGTACCCGGCGGCAACGACGGGAAGCTGTAGATGCCGGCCTCGTTCGTGATGGAGGAACGAGTGGCGTTTGTGGCCAGGTTGACGATTGTGACCGCGACTTCCGGCACGGCGGCCGAAGTCG is a window from the uncultured Paludibaculum sp. genome containing:
- a CDS encoding TonB-dependent receptor → MKRIFYVAGIVFALGLPMLAQTFGEITGQVRDTTSAAVPEVAVTIVNLATNATRSSITNEAGIYSFPSLPPGTYNLKAEKPGFKTASSTNIEVQIQQTVRLDLDLAVGAVSETIEVSAQASALTTENSTLGAVVENKRIVELPLNGRNYLQLVSLAPNTSTGFPSAGQARSRQGGFRSEQSIAVAGQRSSFNHYSLDGVENTDPNFNTFVIQPSIDALQEFKVQTGVYPAEFGRATAQINVLTKSGGNQFHGTAFEFLRNEKLDAKNYAFKSARPPKDPFKWNQYGGTLSGPVTIPKLLNGRDRLFFMGNYEAFRQRRSTQSLYSLPSAAMRGGDFSEIAGGIYDPKTRSVGADGLITSTPFAGGIIPATRIEGISRKLLEFYPAPNLASSTPRVNNYQQAQGAPIDRDQFVLRMDWVESAKSQWSGRYSWGDEAQLNAGLKLNGSQVLTNVEQYMGSNTRTLTPSIVNETRFGYTRFYNSTARELANTRDVVSEIAIPGLKGGAPITYGIPSIGLTNYSGFGDDSEGPYENKNRSMQFLNNTSWIHGHHTLRFGGEVRNDQFNQDGNQFARGSFGFEVNASRKGPTGTNLGGDAFADFLLGEVRRAEQAVAIGSARFRATSFSFFVDDTWKLTSNLTLSLGLRYENTPAWTDQSGKLFTVYMPFMDSTPAIQDRSRYPVFLRQGVGQDPYDGIAIRWPGIDVAQDGRLGNTLVSRDNNDFAPRLGISWSPTSKWVIRTGAGMFYTQDTGNPRFDLARNTAGRFRKESVSDRPDSQWSNAFASIVGAFPQIANPYSFANLYERRTPYSMQYLFNVQREFTSNLVVEAGYLGSVSRKLESLRAVNEAIPGTTGSVVQRSPYPYFGRIQLVDNGGRGNYNSLGVKITKRYSGGLSTLVSYTWSKSIDETSGIRVNDGDTLFPQNSYCMRCERGLSSFDTRHRFVTSLLYDLPVGKGKAWDVSNPFANAVIGGWQLGTIVTASTGFPLTVVSGRDQSNTGAGFDRPMYNPGTDANLSNHDPQRWYNPAAFALQPFGTFGNVGRNTLISPSILGVDFSALKNFRISESHSLQFRFEAFNLPNHPNWGNPDTNAGQIQRDSAGNITNAGSYGVIGGTRTNMRNLQVALKYIF